One part of the Vitis riparia cultivar Riparia Gloire de Montpellier isolate 1030 chromosome 6, EGFV_Vit.rip_1.0, whole genome shotgun sequence genome encodes these proteins:
- the LOC117916266 gene encoding uncharacterized protein LOC117916266, translating into MWLKAKGFKELVRSWWQGIVVRGNASYKLATKMKEIKQKLKVWNREVFGKLECNKSVALQQVEFWDKEENEGILTMEETELKKEAKENYRKWVIMEETHWRQLSRETWLKEGDRNTGFFHRMASAHRRNNSLERIKINGGWFLEEQEIREGIANAFKYLLSEDTGWKADIGRLQLDQISQQEAVNLERPFIKDEIHVALMEMNGDKALGPDGFTLAFWCCKKWVLSLSGWDGCGAAYPQLNFQCWLMECL; encoded by the exons atgtggcttaaggctAAGGGCTTTAAAGAGCTTGTGCGCAGCTGGTGGCAAGGAATTGTTGTTAGGGGCAATGCTAGTTACAAGTTGGCTACTAAGATGAAGGAAATCAAACAGAAGCTGAAAGTTTGGAATAGAGAAGTCTTTGGTAAGCTGGAGTGCAACAAATCTGTAGCCTTGCAGCAGGTGGAATTCTGGGATAAGGAGGAAAATGAGGGAATTCTGACAATGGAGGAAACAGAGCTTAAGAAAGAggcaaaagaaaattacagaaaATGGGTGATTATGGAGGAAACTCACTGGAGACAGCTCTCAAGGGAAACATGGCTgaaggagggggatagaaacacgggGTTCTTTCATCGCATGGCAAGTGCTCACCGTAGAAATAATTCATTGgagagaattaagatcaatggggGATGGTTTCTAGAGGAGCAGGAAATTAGGGAAGGAATTGCTAATGCGTTTAAATATTTACTCTCAGAAGATACGGGGTGGAAGGCAGATATTGGGAGACTTCAGCTTGATCAGATTAGCCAACAAGAGGCTGTGAATTTGGAGAGGCCCTTTATAAAGGATGAAATCCATGTGGCtctgatggagatgaatggggataaagcccttGGCCCGGATGGCTTCACTTTGGCTTTTTG GTGttgcaaaaaatgggttttgagcCTAAGTGGGTGGGATGGATGTGGAGCTGCCTATCCTCAGCTAAATTTTCAGTGTTGGTTAATGGAGTGCCTGTAG